The Arachis ipaensis cultivar K30076 chromosome B07, Araip1.1, whole genome shotgun sequence genome includes a window with the following:
- the LOC107606649 gene encoding uncharacterized protein LOC107606649 has protein sequence MEFTSFSWEINSIEDPSIPQEFCFDDCFSIIFSFTKELIQITQPTSPTSDSEVDFSYTTLANEAFLVPSDILCNCTPFTDLNGENAAFLHDVFSSLPISRQILDQILPAMGETARTIRSHEGCDSTMPEIVVNLYVTTHIVVEDSDFYNDDLRQNVPELAQLVNLLERPRIDNQEDDAEQQCAICLEEFGHSIQDSSAEVVRTNCSHVFHESCIFRWLRRCADRQSPYSCPLCRCSIFPNSQIHDE, from the coding sequence ATGGAATTCACCTCTTTTTCATGGGAAATCAATTCCATTGAAGATCCAAGCATACCACAAGAGTTCTGTTTCGACGATTGCTTCTCCATCATCTTCAGTTTCACCAAAGAATTGATCCAAATTACTCAACCCACAAGTCCAACCTCTGACTCTGAGGTTGACTTTTCTTATACAACTCTGGCCAATGAAGCGTTCTTGGTTCCTTCCGATATCCTATGTAATTGTACTCCGTTCACAGATCTCAATGGAGAAAACGCCGCATTCTTACATGACGTCTTCTCTTCATTGCCTATATCCCGTCAGATATTGGACCAAATTTTACCTGCAATGGGCGAAACCGCAAGAACGATTCGAAGCCATGAAGGGTGTGACTCCACCATGCCGGAGATTGTTGTGAACCTTTATGTTACCACGCACATTGTTGTCGAAGATTCTGATTTCTATAATGATGATCTTCGTCAAAACGTTCCTGAACTGGCACAACTCGTGAATCTGTTGGAGAGACCCAGAattgataatcaagaagatgatgCTGAACAACAATGCGCCATTTGCTTGGAAGAGTTTGGCCATAGTATTCAAGATTCAAGTGCAGAAGTTGTTCGCACAAATTGCTCGCATGTTTTCCATGAAAGCTGCATATTCCGTTGGCTCCGGCGTTGTGCCGACCGGCAATCGCCCTATTCTTGCCCGTTATGCCGCTGTAGCATATTTCCAAACTCACAGATACATGACGAATAG
- the LOC107609693 gene encoding phosphoinositide phospholipase C 6, whose protein sequence is MGNSMVTYTKYKSFLFFIKKYKETQHVPPHDLKDAFSEFAGGASHMSAEQLLRFLVEHQGEQGCTLSDSEKILEKILRLKRPPTQEEEEEELLESVDVDNQQRKQEITLDDLFHFLLLDESNGPLKAEVHHDMSAPLSHYFIYSGHNSYLTGNQISSDCSEEPIIMALKRGVRVIELDLWPTANKDDIKVDHGWTLTNPVSAIKCLESIKEYAFFASEYPVIITIEDHLTKDLRDKFAEMATQIFGEVLFKPETGCLKEFPSPESLKNRIVISTKPPKESFEANRIKDNGNSSPMQNGSDSSEEETWGKDSPDSMQNESDGDNEGDNNSCECDKKSYQQFSPDYKSLITIQNRKLKGSLKDKLNPDGDLRRLSWSEKTLLKALESHGTDIVRFTQKNILRVYPSAMRVKSTNFKPHIGWIYGAQMVAFNMQGHGKQLWLMQGMFRANGGCGYVKKPQILMQKHQCDNDYDPKVKMPVKKTLKVKVYLGNGWNLDFSPTHFDKCSPPDFFVKICTVGVGADCWKKKTKVIMDKWFPVWEEEFEFPLTVPELALLRIQVKDKDQGKDDFAGQTCLPVSELKLGFRSVPLYDTKGDKFNHVKLLMRFQFQ, encoded by the exons ATGGGCAATAGCATGGTGACTTACACCAAATACAAAAGCTTCTTGTTCTTTATCAAAAAGTACAAGGAAACTCAGCATGTTCCACCTCATGACCTCAAGGATGCATTCTCCGAGTTCGCCGGAGGAGCCTCCCACATGTCTGCGGAGCAGCTCCTCCGGTTCTTGGTGGAGCACCAAGGCGAACAAGGCTGCACCTTATCCGATTCGGAGAAAATCCTTGAGAAAATTTTAAGATTGAAAAGGCCGCCGAcgcaggaggaggaggaggaagagttaCTAGAAAGTGTTGATGTTGATAATCAACAAAGAAAGCAAGAGATAACACTTGATGACTTGTTCCATTTCTTGCTTCTTGATGAATCCAATGGACCCTTGAAAGCCGAG GTACACCATGATATGAGTGCTCCATTGTCTCATTATTTCATATACTCAGGACACAATTCCTACCTAACAGGGAATCAAATAAGCAGTGATTGCAGTGAAGAACCAATCATAATGGCCTTGAAGCGCGGCGTGCGAGTAATCGAGCTAGATTTATGGCCAACTGCAAATAAAGATGACATCAAAGTAGATCATGGATG GACACTAACGAATCCTGTTTCAGCTATCAAATGCCTTGAATCCATAAAGGAATATGCTTTTTTTGCATCTGAGTATCCAGTGATCATAACTATAGAAGATCATTTAACAAAAGATCTTAGAGATAAATTTGCAGAG ATGGCAACTCAGATTTTTGGAGAAGTGCTTTTCAAACCTGAAACAGGTTGTTTGAAAGAATTTCCTTCACCGGAATCACTGAAAAACAGGATAGTTATATCCACCAAGCCTCCAAAAGAAAGCTTCGAGGCGAATCGAATCAAGGACAATGGAAACTCTTCTCCTATGCAAAATGGAAGTGAttcatctgaggaagaaacatgGGGAAAAGATTCCCCAGATTCCATG CAAAATGAAAGTGATGGTGATAATGAAGGAGATAACAATTCATGTGAATGTGACAAGAAATCATACCAACAATTTTCACCTGATTACAAAAGCTTAATCACAATTCAGAATAGAAAATTAAAGGGTAGTTTGAAGGATAAACTGAACCCTGATGGTGATCTTAGACGCCTTAGTTGGAGTGAGAAGACCCTTCTAAAGGCCTTAGAATCTCATGGAACAGACATTGTTAG GTTCACCCAGAAAAATATATTAAGGGTATATCCAAGCGCGATGCGAGTCAAATCCACAAATTTTAAACCACATATTGGGTGGATTTATGGTGCTCAAATGGTTGCATTCAATATGCAG GGGCATGGAAAACAACTATGGTTGATGCAAGGGATGTTCAGAGCAAATGGAGGATGTGGTTATGTGAAAAAGCCTCAAATTCTAATGCAGAAACATCAGTGTGACAATGATTATGATCCTAAAGTTAAAATGCCAGTGAAGAAGACATTGAAG GTAAAAGTGTACCTGGGGAATGGATGGAACTTAGATTTCAGTCCTACACACTTTGATAAGTGTTCTCCCCCTGATTTTTTTGTAAAG ATTTGTACGGTTGGAGTTGGAGCTGATTGttggaagaagaaaacaaaggtAATAATGGACAAGTGGTTCCCTGTTTGGGAAGAAGAGTTTGAATTCCCATTAACGGTTCCAGAGCTTGCTTTGCTGAGAATACAAGTGAAAGACAAAGATCAAGGCAAAGATGATTTTGCTGGCCAAACATGCTTGCCAGTTTCAGAGCTTAAGCTTGGATTTCGTTCTGTTCCTTTGTATGACACAAAGGGAGACAAGTTCAACCATGTAAAGTTGTTAATGCGCTTTCAATTTCAATGA
- the LOC107606650 gene encoding uncharacterized protein LOC107606650 yields the protein MEFTSFSWAINSIEDPSIPQDLCFDDCFSIIFSFTKELIQITQPTSPTSEVDFSSTTVANEAFLVPSDILCNCTPFTDLNGENTAFLHEVFSSLPISHQILDQILPAMGETARTIRSHEGCDSTMLEIVVNLYVTTHIVVEDSDFYNDDLRQNVPELAQLVNLLERTRIDKQDDDAEEQCAICLEEFDYSIEDSSVEVVRTNCSHVFHERCIFRWLRRCADRQSPYSCPLCRCSIFPNSQIHDE from the coding sequence ATGGAATTCACCTCTTTTTCATGGGCAATCAATTCCATTGAAGATCCAAGCATACCACAAGACTTGTGTTTCGACGATTGCTTCTCCATCATCTTCAGTTTCACCAAAGAATTGATCCAAATTACTCAACCCACAAGTCCAACCTCTGAGGTTGACTTTTCTTCTACAACTGTGGCCAATGAAGCGTTCTTGGTTCCTTCAGATATCCTGTGTAATTGTACTCCGTTCACAGACCTCAATGGAGAAAACACCGCATTCTTGCATGAAGTCTTCTCTTCATTGCCTATATCCCATCAGATATTGGACCAAATTTTACCAGCAATGGGCGAAACCGCAAGAACGATTCGAAGCCATGAAGGGTGTGACTCCACCATGCTGGAGATTGTTGTGAACCTTTATGTTACTACGCACATTGTTGTCGAAGATTCTGATTTCTATAACGATGATCTTCGTCAAAACGTTCCTGAACTGGCACAACTCGTGAATCTGTTGGAGAGAACCAGAATTGATAAGCAAGATGATGATGCTGAAGAACAATGCGCCATTTGCTTGGAAGAGTTTGATTATAGTATTGAAGATTCAAGTGTAGAAGTTGTTCGCACAAATTGCTCGCATGTTTTCCATGAACGCTGCATATTCCGTTGGCTCCGGCGTTGTGCCGACCGGCAATCGCCCTATTCTTGCCCGTTATGCCGCTGTAGCATATTTCCAAACTCACAGATACATGACGAATAG
- the LOC107608021 gene encoding arabinogalactan peptide 22, with translation MASPRLSFGFGVVAMLATLIFALSFPASVHAQTPSPAPSPTSDGSSVDQGIAYVLMLLALALTYLIHSADLSTTL, from the exons ATGGCGTCTCCCAGACTCTCATTCGGATTCGGAGTCGTGGCCATGCTTGCCACTCTCATTTTCGCCCTTTCCTTCCCAGCTTCCGTTCACGCCCAGACGCCATCCCCTGCTCCTTCCCCTACCAGCGACG GTTCGTCAGTAGATCAAGGGATAGCGTATGTGCTGATGTTGTTGGCTCTGGCTCTGACGTACCTCATCCACTCCGCTGATCTTTCCACCACCTTATGA